One genomic window of Elaeis guineensis isolate ETL-2024a chromosome 2, EG11, whole genome shotgun sequence includes the following:
- the LOC105048445 gene encoding bifunctional protein FolD 1, mitochondrial isoform X2 produces the protein MRALVSRINRELAATPRPSLALKSLGSRFSHHHHDSPTKKEKKSSYILGPDLPDIWSPPRSTPPCPPPSQTPDEIRSGIVKEVYQMKESISKVPGLAVVLVGQRRDSQTYVRHKIKACQEVGIRSLTAELPDDCPEDEVVNTVSSFNEDPSIHGILVQLPLPQHMNEEKLLNAVSLEKDVDGFHPLNMGNLALRDREPLFIPCAAKACIELLLRSGVDLKGKNVAVIGRSKVVGLPLSLLLQRHHATVSIIHAFTKNPEDITRGADIVISAAGVANLVRGSWLKKGTIVIDVGTNPIEDPSSEHGYYLSGDVCYEEALQVVSAITPVPGGVGPVTIAVLLSNTLDSAKRAYGLS, from the exons ATGAGAGCACTGGTATCCAGGATAAACAGGGAGCTGGCCGCGACGCCACGGCCTTCATTAGCGCTGAAGTCTCTCGGCTCCCGCTTCTCCCACCACCACCACGATAGCCCaacaaagaaggagaagaagagcagCTATATCCTGGGACCAGACCTCCCTGACATTTGGAGCCCTCCCAGATCCACCCCTCCTTGCCCTCCACCGTCTCAAACCCCAG ATGAAATAAGATCTGGAATTGTTAAAGAAGTATACCAAATGAAGGAATCAATTAGTAAAGTTCCTGGACTGGCTGTGGTTTTGGTGGGTCAGAGAAGGGACTCCCAAACTTATGTGCGTCATAAAATAAAGGCTTGTCAAGAAGTTGGTATCAGATCTCTGACGGCAGAATTGCCTGATGATTGCCCAGAGGATGAAGTAGTGAATACAGTGTCGAGCTTTAACGAAGATCCATCTATTCATGGTATCCTAGTGCAACTACCTTTACCACAA CATATGAATGAGGAGAAACTTTTGAATGCTGTAAGTTTAGAAAAAGATGTTGATGGCTTCCATCCACTGAATATGGGAAATCTTGCTTTGAGAGACAGAGAACCTCTTTTCATCCCCTGTGCTGCAAAGGCTTGTATTGAATTGTTGCTCCGATCTGGTGTTGACCTCAAGGGGAAAAATGTGGCTGTGATTGGGCGAAGCAAGGTGGTTGGGTTGCCCCTTTCCTTGCTATTGCAG AGGCACCATGCTACGGTAAGCATTATTCATGCCTTCACAAAAAACCCAGAAGATATCACTCGTGGAGCCGATATTGTGATCTCAGCTGCAGGGGTGGCCAACCTGGTACGTGGAAGTTGGCTAAAGAAAGGCACAATTGTAATTGATGTTGGAACAAATCCTATTGAG GACCCTAGCAGTGAGCATGGTTACTACCTCTCAGGAGACGTTTGCTATGAAGAAGCATTGCAGGTGGTCTCAGCTATTACCCCAGTTCCTGGTGGAGTTGGACCTGTGACGATTGCCGTGCTTCTTTCCAATACGCTTGATTCAGCCAAACGAGCATATGGATTAAGCTAG
- the LOC105048445 gene encoding bifunctional protein FolD 1, mitochondrial isoform X1 — MRALVSRINRELAATPRPSLALKSLGSRFSHHHHDSPTKKEKKSSYILGPDLPDIWSPPRSTPPCPPPSQTPVDFELIPTIIDGKSIADEIRSGIVKEVYQMKESISKVPGLAVVLVGQRRDSQTYVRHKIKACQEVGIRSLTAELPDDCPEDEVVNTVSSFNEDPSIHGILVQLPLPQHMNEEKLLNAVSLEKDVDGFHPLNMGNLALRDREPLFIPCAAKACIELLLRSGVDLKGKNVAVIGRSKVVGLPLSLLLQRHHATVSIIHAFTKNPEDITRGADIVISAAGVANLVRGSWLKKGTIVIDVGTNPIEDPSSEHGYYLSGDVCYEEALQVVSAITPVPGGVGPVTIAVLLSNTLDSAKRAYGLS; from the exons ATGAGAGCACTGGTATCCAGGATAAACAGGGAGCTGGCCGCGACGCCACGGCCTTCATTAGCGCTGAAGTCTCTCGGCTCCCGCTTCTCCCACCACCACCACGATAGCCCaacaaagaaggagaagaagagcagCTATATCCTGGGACCAGACCTCCCTGACATTTGGAGCCCTCCCAGATCCACCCCTCCTTGCCCTCCACCGTCTCAAACCCCAG TGGATTTCGAGTTGATCCCAACAATTATCGATGGAAAATCTATTGCAGATGAAATAAGATCTGGAATTGTTAAAGAAGTATACCAAATGAAGGAATCAATTAGTAAAGTTCCTGGACTGGCTGTGGTTTTGGTGGGTCAGAGAAGGGACTCCCAAACTTATGTGCGTCATAAAATAAAGGCTTGTCAAGAAGTTGGTATCAGATCTCTGACGGCAGAATTGCCTGATGATTGCCCAGAGGATGAAGTAGTGAATACAGTGTCGAGCTTTAACGAAGATCCATCTATTCATGGTATCCTAGTGCAACTACCTTTACCACAA CATATGAATGAGGAGAAACTTTTGAATGCTGTAAGTTTAGAAAAAGATGTTGATGGCTTCCATCCACTGAATATGGGAAATCTTGCTTTGAGAGACAGAGAACCTCTTTTCATCCCCTGTGCTGCAAAGGCTTGTATTGAATTGTTGCTCCGATCTGGTGTTGACCTCAAGGGGAAAAATGTGGCTGTGATTGGGCGAAGCAAGGTGGTTGGGTTGCCCCTTTCCTTGCTATTGCAG AGGCACCATGCTACGGTAAGCATTATTCATGCCTTCACAAAAAACCCAGAAGATATCACTCGTGGAGCCGATATTGTGATCTCAGCTGCAGGGGTGGCCAACCTGGTACGTGGAAGTTGGCTAAAGAAAGGCACAATTGTAATTGATGTTGGAACAAATCCTATTGAG GACCCTAGCAGTGAGCATGGTTACTACCTCTCAGGAGACGTTTGCTATGAAGAAGCATTGCAGGTGGTCTCAGCTATTACCCCAGTTCCTGGTGGAGTTGGACCTGTGACGATTGCCGTGCTTCTTTCCAATACGCTTGATTCAGCCAAACGAGCATATGGATTAAGCTAG
- the LOC105048445 gene encoding bifunctional protein FolD 1, mitochondrial isoform X3 — MRALVSRINRELAATPRPSLALKSLGSRFSHHHHDSPTKKEKKSSYILGPDLPDIWSPPRSTPPCPPPSQTPVDFELIPTIIDGKSIADEIRSGIVKEVYQMKESISKVPGLAVVLVGQRRDSQTYVRHKIKACQEVGIRSLTAELPDDCPEDEVVNTVSSFNEDPSIHGILVQLPLPQVISLTILEPLFIPCAAKACIELLLRSGVDLKGKNVAVIGRSKVVGLPLSLLLQRHHATVSIIHAFTKNPEDITRGADIVISAAGVANLVRGSWLKKGTIVIDVGTNPIEDPSSEHGYYLSGDVCYEEALQVVSAITPVPGGVGPVTIAVLLSNTLDSAKRAYGLS; from the exons ATGAGAGCACTGGTATCCAGGATAAACAGGGAGCTGGCCGCGACGCCACGGCCTTCATTAGCGCTGAAGTCTCTCGGCTCCCGCTTCTCCCACCACCACCACGATAGCCCaacaaagaaggagaagaagagcagCTATATCCTGGGACCAGACCTCCCTGACATTTGGAGCCCTCCCAGATCCACCCCTCCTTGCCCTCCACCGTCTCAAACCCCAG TGGATTTCGAGTTGATCCCAACAATTATCGATGGAAAATCTATTGCAGATGAAATAAGATCTGGAATTGTTAAAGAAGTATACCAAATGAAGGAATCAATTAGTAAAGTTCCTGGACTGGCTGTGGTTTTGGTGGGTCAGAGAAGGGACTCCCAAACTTATGTGCGTCATAAAATAAAGGCTTGTCAAGAAGTTGGTATCAGATCTCTGACGGCAGAATTGCCTGATGATTGCCCAGAGGATGAAGTAGTGAATACAGTGTCGAGCTTTAACGAAGATCCATCTATTCATGGTATCCTAGTGCAACTACCTTTACCACAAGTAATTTCTTTAACTATACT AGAACCTCTTTTCATCCCCTGTGCTGCAAAGGCTTGTATTGAATTGTTGCTCCGATCTGGTGTTGACCTCAAGGGGAAAAATGTGGCTGTGATTGGGCGAAGCAAGGTGGTTGGGTTGCCCCTTTCCTTGCTATTGCAG AGGCACCATGCTACGGTAAGCATTATTCATGCCTTCACAAAAAACCCAGAAGATATCACTCGTGGAGCCGATATTGTGATCTCAGCTGCAGGGGTGGCCAACCTGGTACGTGGAAGTTGGCTAAAGAAAGGCACAATTGTAATTGATGTTGGAACAAATCCTATTGAG GACCCTAGCAGTGAGCATGGTTACTACCTCTCAGGAGACGTTTGCTATGAAGAAGCATTGCAGGTGGTCTCAGCTATTACCCCAGTTCCTGGTGGAGTTGGACCTGTGACGATTGCCGTGCTTCTTTCCAATACGCTTGATTCAGCCAAACGAGCATATGGATTAAGCTAG